One Anopheles marshallii chromosome 3, idAnoMarsDA_429_01, whole genome shotgun sequence genomic region harbors:
- the LOC128715240 gene encoding uncharacterized protein LOC128715240: MRNMIPSRSSHQCSNNVPHGRQPNRSFEAIPQSPDGIVPGVSDTSSGMCNEYTSTVDFSVPEQNAWNCYLSIEPNPNIVAEVDEEIPVPVPSEHDPSEHVVVKDGYTYYIRYLDESMSEEPPVQHNYEGEVLGEMEQLPSISKELSMLMVDSMLPEGAIPTLENIESSTRDWINYDELPLLSQQKQQQPVSTDHVSPPNDTSVENQCCKNYHTTLVKPRAESQQEVVGLSGCELFPVLSNALQQPSVEGFLPSNETVLMNSSKSSVVTMVPDFSHYCVECEKFFPSNDCLQEHMESNHRLFDEKLITMTSTPKASFNQAVGYRSGELIIPISPIVDSTNHRRKRPFFCDSCNISFDFVESYYMHNHSVHGGGVGTGYR; encoded by the coding sequence ATGAGGAATATGATTCCATCTAGATCATCACACCAATGTTCCAACAACGTCCCGCATGGAAGGCAACCAAATAGATCGTTTGAAGCAATACCGCAATCACCGGATGGTATTGTTCCCGGAGTGTCTGACACATCCAGCGGGATGTGTAATGAATATACTTCCACCGTCGATTTCAGTGTGccggaacaaaatgcatggAATTGTTATTTGTCCATCGAACCAAATCCTAATATCGTCGCGGAAGTGGACGAAGAAATACCTGTACCGGTGCCGTCGGAGCACGATCCATCAGAACATGTGGTGGTGAAAGATGGATACACATATTACATACGTTATTTAGACGAATCGATGTCGGAGGAACCGCCAGTTCAACACAACTACGAAGGAGAAGTTTTAGGTGAGATGGAACAGCTCCCCTCGATTTCCAAGGAACTGTCCATGCTGATGGTCGATAGTATGCTTCCAGAAGGTGCCATACCCACGCTCGAAAACATCGAAAGTTCAACGCGCGACTGGATTAACTATGACGAGTTGCCTTTGCTGAGTcagcaaaagcaacagcagccagtATCGACCGATCATGTTTCGCCACCGAATGACACTTCGGTCGAGAATCAGTGCTGCAAGAATTACCACACTACGTTGGTAAAGCCGAGGGCCGAGAGTCAACAGGAGGTGGTTGGTCTTAGTGGCTGTGAATTGTTTCCTGTGTTATCGAACGCGTTGCAGCAGCCTTCggttgaaggatttttgcCAAGTAACGAAACAGTTCTTATGAATAGCAGCAAGTCATCCGTAGTTACCATGGTGCCTGATTTTAGCCACTACTGCGTGGAGTGTGAAAAATTCTTCCCTTCCAACGACTGTCTCCAAGAGCATATGGAATCCAACCATCGGCTGTTTGACGAAAAGCTGATCACAATGACGAGTACACCGAAAGCATCCTTCAATCAGGCGGTAGGGTATCGTTCAGGCGAATTAATTATCCCCATATCTCCGATTGTAGATTCCACCAACCATCGTCGGAAAAGACCATTTTTCTGTGATTCATGTAACATATCGTTTGACTTTGTCGAAAGTTACTACATGCACAACCATAGCGTCCATGGAGGAGGGGTTGGTACCGGTTACCGATGA
- the LOC128713053 gene encoding protein prune homolog 2, translating into MSESLEDSPLSDNRMDISENTTSHGSSPPLHVEGSPDYSPVHDSTGIQVKQPLLALCQSDSELGNGVESHNDSNATTGATTESIEIHKLSVNKSPSVVSSRVTSSTGLTPVSSHPLMMSPTGSESDMSEFIVESAGCRKPSVRNYYHYPDVVPASEQPLRLASPYANRRVVEKKDNGSIVADEKRSHVAMVTPARRTKCSPSKRLPAASDGSKVKSTTATATSTLDVINNAIHRGAENDPNSVSPVRQRGTEEMGSDFFSTDSEVEEPYDEEDVSLFQASVTPTFQSVALHASPPQSDGPSPTGGQQRKHKPHSKSISPRLHQRRKVPLPSDLLVDDVSSMEDTLSNQSVDELQQNLVSLSPSSSILDDNGFNVDIDEDFLDLPGTPKAAALAVDPDVHDVVPGRSTALPQYSAREEARDIRNWQKITLPDGKTREIDMKVIEPYKCVLSHGGYLQAGGHNAIVVFSACHLPDRSRADYHYVMNNLFLYVVKTLEQLVTEDYVLVYLHGGSSRGNVPPFPWLKKCYQLLDRRLRKSLRYLYMVHPTFWLKSVVWMARPFISSKFWRKLVYVTSLEELYKLVPVEKAAVPDKVKNYNAR; encoded by the exons ATGAG CGAAAGCTTGGAAGATAGTCCTCTATCGGACAATAGGATGGACATATCGGAGAACACGACCTCGCACGGATCATCGCCTCCACTTCACGTGGAAGGTTCTCCGGATTATTCGCCCGTCCACGATTCGACTGGCATACAGGTGAAGCAACCGCTTCTTGCTCTATGCCAATCTGACTCCGAGCTTGGTAACGGCGTAGAATCGCACAACGATTCTAACGCAACTACTGGCGCCACGACAGAATCGATAGAGATTCATAAACTGTCTGTTAACAAATCGCCTTCCGTCGTATCATCTCGGGTAACATCATCGACCGGACTGACGCCCGTCAGCAGCCATCCTCTGATGATGTCACCGACGGGAAGCGAGTCAGATATGTCGGAGTTTATAGTGGAGTCAGCAGGGTGCCGAAAGCCGTCCGTGCGTAATTACTATCACTATCCGGACGTGGTACCGGCGAGCGAGCAACCATTGCGCCTGGCCAGCCCATACGCGAATCGTCGTGTCGTGGAGAAAAAAGATAATGGATCGATAGTAGCCGATGAGAAGCGTTCTCACGTAGCCATGGTGACGCCAGCAAGACGCACTAAGTGTTCGCCATCGAAACGGTTGCCAGCAGCCAGTGATGGTTCGAAAGTTAAATCCACCACAGCTACAGCCACCTCGACACTCGATGTTATTAACAATGCCATCCATAGGGGTGCCGAAAACGACCCGAACAGTGTTTCTCCCGTCCGTCAGCGTGGAACCGAGGAGATGGGTTCAGATTTTTTCAGCACCGATTCGGAGGTCGAGGAACCGTACGATGAAGAAgatgtttcattatttcaaGCTTCCGTTACACCGACATTTCAATCAGTGGCATTGCACGCTTCACCACCCCAGTCGGACGGTCCGTCACCGACCGGTGGACAGCAGCGAAAGCACAAGCCACATTCCAAATCAATCTCACCACGTTTGCACCAGCGCCGTAAAGTACCACTGCCGAGCGATCTGCTAGTAGATGACGTTAGCTCGATGGAAGACACCCTCTCGAACCAGAGTGTGGACGAGCTGCAGCAGAACCTCGTGTCGCTCAGCCCATCGTCCTCCATATTGGATGATAATGGGTTTAACGTGGATATCGATGAAGATTTTCTCGATCTACCCGGTACACCTAAGGCTGCCGCATTGGCTGTCGATCCAGATGTCCACGATGTGGTACCCGGGCGTTCGACTGCTCTGCCTCAGTATTCAGCCCGAGAGGAAGCTCGGGATATACGGAACTGGCAGAAGATTACGCTACCGGATGGGAAAACGCGCGAGATCGATATGAAGGTGATCGAACCGTACAAGTGTGTGCTATCGCACGGAGGCTATCTGCAGGCGGGTGGACACAATGCGATTGTAGTATTCAGTGCGTGCCATCTGCCGGATCGTTCCCGAGCCGATTACCATTACGTGATGAACAATCTGTTTTTGTACGTGGTAAAAACGCTCGAACAGCTGGTAACGGAGGACTACGTGTTGGTGTATCTGCACGGTGGTTCAAGCCGGGGCAATGTTCCTCCGTTTCCATGGTTGAAAAA GTGTTACCAGTTGCTTGATCGTCGGCTGAGAAAAAGCCTTCGCTATCTTTACATGGTGCATCCGACGTTTTGGCTAAAGAGTGTCGTATGGATGGCAAGACCCTTCATTAG TTCGAAGTTTTGGCGAAAACTCGTGTACGTAACTTCGCTGGAAGAGTTGTACAAGCTGGTACCAGTGGAAAAGGCGGCAGTACCAGACAAAGTGAAAAACTACAACGCACGGTAA